A stretch of Pseudoprevotella muciniphila DNA encodes these proteins:
- a CDS encoding L-cysteine desulfidase family protein has protein sequence MTEKEQILNLVHRCVVPAIGCTEPICVALVVAKAKEILGCLPDKIEARLSANIIKNAMGVGIPGTDMAGLPIAIALGALAGRSEYGLEVLKDCTKEDVERGKRYTSENRIKVVLNEETCEKLYVEIICTSGDGHHSRAIVARQHTNFILLEKDDEIILQKALDKCKDTAWEEVSLTLRKVYDFAMNTPLDEISFINDACKLNMAAARESLKGNYGHCLGKNLMRPLGRGILGDSMFSHILSSTSCACDARMAGAMIPVMSNSGSGNQGICATNPVAVFAEENHNTPEELTRALMLSHLTAIYIKQHLGTLSALCGCVVASTGASCGITYLMGGGYEQVTFAVKNMIANLTGMICDGAKPSCSLKLTSGVSTAVLSAILAMLGEHVTSDEGIIDDEVDKCISNLVSIGANSMNETDKCVLDIMTCK, from the coding sequence ATGACAGAGAAAGAACAAATCCTAAACCTTGTGCATCGGTGTGTGGTGCCCGCCATAGGATGCACAGAACCCATTTGCGTTGCACTTGTTGTGGCTAAAGCGAAGGAGATTTTAGGCTGTCTGCCGGATAAGATTGAGGCGCGCCTCAGTGCCAACATCATCAAGAATGCCATGGGTGTAGGCATACCCGGCACAGACATGGCTGGTTTGCCCATCGCCATAGCCCTCGGTGCTCTGGCAGGAAGGTCAGAATATGGGCTTGAGGTTCTGAAGGATTGCACAAAGGAGGATGTGGAACGCGGGAAACGCTATACTTCTGAAAACCGTATAAAGGTTGTACTTAACGAAGAAACTTGTGAGAAATTATATGTAGAAATCATCTGCACTTCAGGCGATGGACATCACAGTCGCGCTATCGTGGCGCGTCAACACACCAATTTCATTCTTCTTGAAAAGGATGATGAAATCATCTTGCAAAAAGCGCTCGACAAATGCAAGGATACAGCGTGGGAAGAAGTAAGCCTCACGCTGAGAAAGGTGTATGATTTTGCCATGAACACCCCGTTAGACGAGATAAGTTTTATCAATGACGCGTGCAAACTTAATATGGCAGCAGCCCGCGAATCGCTTAAAGGCAACTATGGGCATTGTCTGGGTAAAAACCTGATGCGTCCTTTGGGGCGTGGCATTTTGGGCGACTCCATGTTCTCACACATACTCTCGAGTACAAGTTGTGCCTGCGACGCTCGCATGGCGGGTGCAATGATTCCCGTCATGAGCAATTCAGGCAGCGGCAACCAAGGTATTTGTGCCACCAATCCGGTTGCGGTGTTTGCTGAAGAAAACCACAACACACCCGAAGAGTTGACACGTGCCCTTATGCTGAGCCACCTGACTGCCATTTACATCAAGCAGCATCTGGGTACGCTCTCTGCACTCTGCGGTTGCGTAGTGGCATCCACAGGCGCAAGTTGCGGCATTACCTACCTGATGGGCGGTGGATATGAACAGGTTACATTCGCCGTGAAGAATATGATTGCCAACCTGACGGGTATGATTTGCGACGGTGCCAAACCGAGTTGCTCGCTGAAACTTACGAGCGGTGTGAGCACCGCTGTCCTGTCTGCCATTCTCGCCATGCTAGGCGAACACGTTACGAGCGATGAAGGCATCATCGACGACGAGGTTGACAAGTGTATCAGCAATCTTGTGAGCATTGGTGCAAATTCCATGAATGAGACAGACAAATGTGTTCTAGACATAATGACCTGCAAATAA
- a CDS encoding TM2 domain-containing protein — protein sequence MDPNKIDMFLIANGKKFPANKLEFVRQRLYALPPEKENLPYMVDLKDPTMILIMSILLGGWGIDRFMIGDIGLGIGKLLTAGGCGIWAIIDWFLIQDATREKNFQEFMMALG from the coding sequence ATGGATCCGAACAAGATTGACATGTTTTTAATAGCGAACGGCAAGAAGTTTCCTGCAAACAAACTTGAATTTGTTCGCCAGAGGCTTTATGCTTTGCCACCTGAGAAAGAGAATCTTCCGTATATGGTTGACCTCAAAGACCCAACAATGATACTGATTATGTCTATCCTCTTGGGCGGTTGGGGAATAGACCGTTTCATGATAGGCGACATCGGTCTCGGCATCGGAAAATTGCTTACTGCCGGAGGTTGTGGCATCTGGGCTATCATCGATTGGTTCTTAATTCAGGATGCCACACGTGAAAAGAACTTTCAGGAGTTCATGATGGCATTAGGGTAA
- a CDS encoding 5-fold beta-flower protein — MKIKLILAISILMMVPAALKAQVVQDGNYRTSAHVRSDGTIMDGNYRTIGHVKSDGTVQDGSYRTIGHIKSDGTVQDGSYRTIGHVKSDGTVQDGSYRTIGHIKSDGTVQDGNYRTIGHVKGVDWKYSAALLFFFGAFK; from the coding sequence ATGAAAATCAAGTTAATATTAGCCATTTCTATTCTGATGATGGTGCCCGCGGCACTAAAGGCACAAGTTGTGCAGGATGGCAACTACAGGACGAGTGCCCATGTGCGTTCCGACGGCACCATCATGGACGGAAATTATCGCACCATCGGTCACGTGAAGAGCGACGGCACTGTGCAGGACGGCAGTTATCGCACCATAGGACATATCAAGAGCGACGGCACTGTGCAGGACGGCAGTTACCGAACCATAGGACACGTCAAGAGCGATGGCACAGTTCAGGACGGCAGTTATCGAACCATAGGACACATCAAGAGCGACGGCACAGTGCAGGACGGCAACTACCGCACGATTGGACACGTCAAAGGGGTGGACTGGAAGTATTCAGCCGCGTTGCTCTTTTTTTTCGGAGCATTTAAATAA
- a CDS encoding TonB-dependent receptor plug domain-containing protein, with the protein MYTSKNIGSKVLTFKHFSRKGWALFSCMGREVRIGVLGVATLATAAPRLSANSIIEITEHRTETPDTLELGVATVTASRAPLTADQAARQVMTLTREDIAAAGVTSINDVLKLAAGVDVRQRGGFGIQSDVCIDGGTFDQLTILVNGMPFNNPQTGHNAANFPVNLNDIERIEVLEGAASRVFGTQAFSGAINIVTKSTDHPVSLGVQTGSYGTVRTDARLTGKWKSFVSSVSTSYQRSDGAVDNGDFEGSKLFWQGNFLNDEIRLNAQAGISTENFGANTFYSPANNRQWEATRRYHIGLSAETNGTIHFAPSFSWIRSTDHYQWIRHTHDYENFNRTDVFTLGLNAWMHWMLGKTSVGAEFREEDLLSRNLGHDMPPHQWIRIPGQDSLKYTKKDARTNLSCFFEHNVILSQWTVSFGLMAERNNAIDHKIRFYPGIDVSYRPHKHWRFYASWNKSLRLPTFTDLWYKSVAQEGNAGLHPEKNSSFRLGMNYKTEWVDASLKMYYNHGTDMIDWVMYDATDAYHAANFQLDNMGVSLNATLDFNHLLGNNQPLKRLTLAYAYISQNRRDEMPIFKSNYAMEYLRHKFVATLSHGIFKEFSANWTLRIQNRNGYYQVYENLRPTDVLKNYGTHALLDCKLIWQKKHVELFADLTNLTAKRYYEIAGVRQPGFLIMLGGNVKF; encoded by the coding sequence ATGTACACCTCTAAAAACATTGGAAGCAAGGTGCTGACATTCAAGCATTTCAGTCGTAAGGGGTGGGCGCTGTTTTCCTGCATGGGACGCGAAGTACGAATTGGCGTGCTTGGCGTAGCAACGCTGGCAACTGCAGCCCCAAGGTTGAGTGCTAACAGCATTATCGAGATTACGGAACATCGGACAGAAACGCCCGACACTCTAGAACTCGGTGTGGCTACAGTAACTGCTTCAAGAGCCCCACTGACAGCAGACCAGGCGGCAAGGCAGGTGATGACGCTGACGCGTGAAGACATTGCGGCAGCGGGAGTCACGAGTATCAATGACGTATTAAAATTAGCCGCAGGCGTTGATGTCCGGCAGCGCGGCGGCTTTGGTATTCAATCGGACGTATGCATTGATGGCGGCACATTCGACCAACTGACTATCCTCGTCAACGGAATGCCTTTCAATAATCCACAAACAGGCCACAATGCAGCAAATTTCCCTGTAAATCTGAATGATATAGAGCGTATAGAAGTGCTGGAAGGTGCGGCTTCACGTGTTTTTGGTACGCAGGCTTTCAGTGGTGCCATAAATATCGTAACAAAAAGTACAGATCATCCTGTCAGTCTTGGAGTGCAAACCGGCAGTTATGGTACTGTCAGAACAGATGCACGTTTAACAGGAAAATGGAAATCCTTTGTGTCTTCAGTAAGTACTTCCTATCAGAGAAGTGATGGCGCGGTAGATAATGGAGATTTCGAAGGAAGCAAACTTTTCTGGCAAGGCAACTTCCTGAATGATGAAATACGCCTCAATGCCCAGGCAGGAATATCAACAGAAAACTTCGGAGCAAACACTTTCTATAGCCCTGCCAACAACAGGCAGTGGGAAGCCACAAGGCGATATCATATCGGTTTGTCAGCAGAAACCAATGGAACGATACATTTCGCACCTTCTTTCTCCTGGATACGGTCCACAGACCATTATCAGTGGATAAGACACACACACGACTATGAGAATTTCAACAGGACGGATGTGTTTACGCTCGGTCTTAATGCTTGGATGCATTGGATGCTCGGGAAAACTTCCGTGGGAGCAGAATTCCGCGAAGAAGATTTATTGAGCAGAAATCTCGGGCATGATATGCCACCTCATCAGTGGATCCGCATACCTGGTCAAGATTCGTTGAAATATACCAAGAAAGACGCGAGAACCAATTTGAGTTGTTTCTTCGAGCACAATGTCATCCTAAGCCAATGGACTGTTTCTTTTGGCTTGATGGCTGAACGAAATAATGCTATCGACCATAAAATCAGATTCTATCCAGGCATCGATGTGAGTTACAGACCACACAAGCATTGGCGCTTTTATGCCTCATGGAACAAATCGCTGCGTCTGCCCACATTCACCGATCTTTGGTACAAAAGTGTTGCGCAAGAGGGTAATGCAGGGCTGCACCCGGAAAAAAACTCCTCTTTCCGTCTTGGCATGAATTATAAGACAGAATGGGTCGACGCATCGCTGAAAATGTATTACAACCATGGTACGGACATGATTGATTGGGTGATGTATGATGCAACGGATGCCTATCATGCTGCCAACTTCCAACTCGACAATATGGGGGTATCGCTGAATGCTACATTAGATTTCAATCATCTGTTGGGAAACAATCAACCATTGAAAAGACTCACCCTCGCGTATGCTTATATCAGTCAGAACCGAAGGGACGAGATGCCGATATTCAAATCGAATTATGCCATGGAATATCTGAGACACAAATTTGTAGCAACGCTCTCGCATGGTATATTTAAGGAATTTTCTGCAAATTGGACATTGCGCATACAGAACCGCAACGGATATTATCAAGTTTATGAAAATCTCAGACCAACAGACGTCCTGAAGAATTATGGCACACATGCTCTCCTCGATTGCAAACTTATCTGGCAGAAGAAGCATGTTGAACTTTTTGCAGACCTGACTAACCTTACGGCAAAACGTTATTATGAAATTGCGGGTGTGCGACAACCTGGCTTTCTTATTATGTTGGGCGGAAACGTGAAATTTTGA
- a CDS encoding helix-turn-helix domain-containing protein, which produces MKDDREYYRRISSERTDKLFVRIMNAVTENKRYRGGDCTASSIAAELGIKARDISAVVAIQTGENYNTLINNLRLRDACKMLSSPSYNNYSVEEIGLYAGFSSRQSFYLAFSKAYDITPRQYRLLHNKKH; this is translated from the coding sequence ATGAAGGACGATAGAGAATATTATCGCAGAATCAGTTCGGAGCGAACGGACAAGTTGTTTGTTCGCATTATGAACGCTGTTACGGAAAACAAGCGCTATCGAGGTGGAGACTGCACAGCATCAAGCATTGCAGCCGAACTAGGCATCAAAGCACGCGACATCTCGGCTGTGGTAGCCATTCAGACAGGTGAGAACTACAACACCCTGATTAACAACCTTCGCTTGCGCGATGCGTGCAAAATGCTTTCTTCGCCGAGTTACAATAATTACTCAGTTGAAGAAATCGGACTATATGCAGGTTTTTCTTCGCGCCAATCATTCTATTTGGCGTTTTCAAAGGCCTACGACATTACTCCACGACAGTATAGGTTGCTTCATAATAAGAAGCACTGA
- a CDS encoding MgtC/SapB family protein: MDIQLELILRVFCAAMLGGLIGLEREYRAKEAGFRTHFLVALGSALFMIVSAYGFSGTMSSEEQRWDVSRVAAQVVSGIGFIGAGTIIFHKSQNIVRGLTTAAGLWVTAAIGLACGGGMYILSVAATLLVLAGLEAFNFFLRRLDTKRDLKANGQNSETSEQNTKNETDVVKN; this comes from the coding sequence ATGGATATACAATTAGAACTCATATTACGCGTGTTCTGTGCTGCCATGTTGGGCGGTCTAATCGGTTTGGAGCGCGAATATCGCGCCAAAGAGGCTGGCTTCAGAACACATTTTCTCGTTGCATTAGGCTCTGCGCTTTTTATGATTGTATCGGCGTATGGTTTTTCAGGAACGATGTCTTCAGAAGAACAGCGTTGGGACGTGTCACGCGTGGCGGCGCAGGTAGTTTCCGGAATAGGTTTCATCGGTGCAGGAACCATCATTTTTCATAAGAGCCAAAACATAGTCCGCGGACTGACCACCGCTGCCGGTTTGTGGGTAACTGCAGCCATTGGATTGGCATGTGGAGGAGGTATGTATATACTCTCAGTTGCTGCAACGCTACTCGTCTTGGCAGGTCTGGAGGCCTTCAACTTCTTTCTAAGGCGTCTTGATACCAAACGGGACCTGAAAGCAAATGGTCAAAATTCCGAAACATCAGAACAGAACACAAAAAACGAAACGGACGTAGTGAAGAATTAA